In a single window of the Bradyrhizobium sp. ORS 285 genome:
- a CDS encoding NfeD family protein yields MSDMFVTLGTWNWLIFGVILMALELLAPGVFLIWLGLAAVVVGVISFGFAPVWQLQILMFALFAIAAVPLWRHVARRSTAEAGDNPFLNRRSAALVGREFTLEKPIIDGNGTVRIDDTVWRVAGPDAPAGSRVRIVHADGAHLTVTAA; encoded by the coding sequence ATGAGCGACATGTTCGTGACGCTCGGCACCTGGAACTGGCTGATCTTCGGCGTCATCCTGATGGCGCTGGAGCTGCTCGCGCCGGGCGTGTTCCTGATTTGGTTAGGCCTCGCCGCGGTCGTGGTCGGCGTGATCTCGTTTGGCTTCGCGCCCGTCTGGCAGCTACAGATCCTGATGTTCGCGCTGTTTGCGATCGCCGCCGTGCCGCTGTGGCGGCACGTCGCGCGCAGGAGCACGGCGGAGGCCGGCGACAACCCGTTCCTCAACCGCCGCTCGGCCGCGCTCGTGGGGCGTGAGTTCACCCTGGAGAAGCCGATCATCGACGGCAACGGCACGGTGCGGATCGACGACACGGTGTGGCGCGTGGCAGGCCCTGACGCGCCTGCGGGCAGCCGCGTGAGGATCGTACATGCGGACGGCGCGCATTTGACTGTGACCGCGGCGTAG
- a CDS encoding outer membrane beta-barrel protein has protein sequence MGWRPDSGRRGRAMRRGVSAACLLLGALGPDAARSQTLDVLRPVRDGFLAPQDSPLRRTAVSGLSDAVPTPGVPASPAPPSSASSANRVPLPGVPAASGAADVGYDSLNRTRKKAKYYPAQPRPKPAPGPGTRPSGELIGQLRPTLPPSASANRQPIPPGMAGTVPGQPPRKRLRIDDDPFGAVGDYVGPFLVKGAVELSAGYDSNPARLARPRGMPAWMIAPEFLAVSNWERHALVADLRGSFTGYGSTLPAIMDGGINSAPTTLDRPDFTGHVDGRLDVTRDTSVGAQLRLRAATDNPGSPSVQAGLARYPVYTTLGTTVGFDQRFNRLQISAGAAADRTSYQQSKLTDGTMTSNDDRNYNQFGGIGRVSYEVTPALKPFVEVQGNTRTYDLQYDRSGYQRDSAGGYAKAGTSFEFTRLLTGELSLGYATRSYTDPRLDRLQGFLTSASLVWSATPLTTARFFSDTQVAETTVAGASGVLVRTYTVQVDHDFRRWLTGIGKFTFGTLDYQGYGRNDRTYSAEGNLVYKMTRSLWVKGTLRYDKLDSNIAGAASSGTVVMLGVRLQN, from the coding sequence GTGGGGTGGAGGCCTGACAGCGGCCGCAGGGGGCGCGCGATGCGGCGCGGCGTCTCCGCCGCGTGCCTGCTGCTCGGCGCGCTCGGCCCCGACGCGGCTCGGTCCCAGACCCTCGACGTGCTCCGCCCCGTCCGCGACGGCTTCCTCGCCCCGCAAGATTCGCCGCTACGTCGCACGGCGGTGAGCGGCCTTTCCGACGCCGTCCCAACGCCGGGCGTCCCGGCCTCCCCTGCTCCGCCTAGCTCAGCCTCATCCGCCAACCGCGTTCCGCTGCCGGGCGTACCTGCCGCCAGCGGCGCGGCCGATGTCGGCTATGATTCGCTGAACCGCACGCGTAAGAAGGCGAAATACTATCCCGCGCAGCCGCGGCCCAAGCCGGCGCCTGGGCCAGGGACGCGGCCCTCCGGCGAGCTGATCGGGCAGCTGCGCCCGACGTTGCCGCCCTCGGCCTCCGCCAACCGGCAGCCGATCCCGCCGGGGATGGCCGGCACCGTGCCCGGCCAGCCGCCGCGCAAGCGTCTGCGGATCGACGACGACCCGTTCGGCGCAGTCGGCGACTATGTCGGGCCGTTCCTGGTGAAGGGCGCGGTGGAGCTGTCGGCCGGCTATGACAGCAACCCGGCGCGCCTCGCACGGCCGCGTGGCATGCCGGCCTGGATGATCGCGCCGGAATTTCTGGCGGTGTCGAACTGGGAGCGGCATGCGCTCGTCGCCGATCTGCGCGGCTCGTTCACCGGTTATGGCAGCACCCTGCCGGCCATCATGGATGGCGGCATCAATTCGGCGCCGACCACGCTCGACCGCCCGGATTTCACCGGCCATGTCGACGGCCGCCTCGATGTCACCCGCGATACCTCGGTCGGCGCGCAGCTCCGCCTGCGCGCGGCGACGGACAATCCCGGCAGCCCGAGCGTCCAGGCCGGCTTGGCGCGTTATCCAGTCTACACCACGCTCGGCACCACCGTTGGCTTCGACCAGCGCTTCAACCGGCTGCAGATCTCGGCCGGCGCCGCCGCCGACCGCACCAGCTATCAGCAGAGCAAGCTGACCGACGGCACGATGACGTCGAACGACGACCGCAACTACAACCAGTTCGGCGGCATCGGCCGAGTGTCCTACGAGGTCACGCCGGCGCTGAAGCCGTTCGTCGAGGTGCAGGGCAACACCCGCACCTACGACCTGCAATACGATCGCTCCGGCTATCAGCGCGATTCCGCCGGCGGCTATGCCAAAGCCGGCACCTCGTTCGAGTTCACGCGGCTGCTGACCGGCGAGCTCTCCCTCGGCTACGCCACCCGCAGCTACACCGATCCACGGCTCGACCGGCTGCAGGGCTTCTTGACCTCAGCCTCGCTGGTGTGGTCGGCGACGCCGCTGACGACCGCGCGGTTCTTCTCCGACACGCAGGTCGCCGAGACGACAGTCGCCGGAGCCTCCGGCGTGCTGGTGCGCACCTACACCGTGCAGGTCGACCACGACTTCCGGCGCTGGCTGACCGGCATCGGCAAGTTCACCTTCGGCACGCTGGACTATCAGGGCTACGGCCGCAACGACCGCACCTATTCGGCCGAGGGCAACCTCGTCTACAAGATGACGCGCAGCCTGTGGGTCAAGGGCACGCTGCGGTATGACAAGCTGGACTCGAATATTGCGGGCGCGGCGTCGTCGGGGACGGTGGTGATGTTGGGCGTGAGGCTGCAGAATTGA
- the shc gene encoding squalene--hopene cyclase: MTVTSSASARAARDPGNYQTALQSTVRAASDWLIANQKPDGHWVGRAESNACMEAQWCLALWFMGLEDHPLRKRLGQSLLDSQRPDGAWQVYFNAPNGDINATVEAYAALRSLGFRDDEPPVRRAREWIEAKGGLRNIRVFTRYWLALIGEWPWEKTPNIPPEVIWFPLWFPFSIYNFAQWARATLMPIALLSARRPSRRLPPENRLDALFPRGRDAFDYELPVKANAGGWDKFFRGADKVLHALQNLGNRLNLGLFRPAATSRVLEWMIRHQDFDGAWGGIQPPWIYGLMALYAEGYPLNHPVLAKGLDALNDPGWRVDVGEATYIQATNSPVWDTILTLLAFDDAGVLGDYPEAVDKAVNWVLARQVRVPGDWSMKLPHVKPGGWAFEYANNYYPDTDDTAVALIALAPLRHDPKWKAKGIDEAIQLGVDWLIGMQSQGGGWGAFDKDNNQQILTKIPFCDYGEALDPPSVDVTAHIVEAFGKLGISRNHPSMVRALDYIRREQEPSGPWFGRWGVNYVYGTGAVLPALAAIGEDMTQPYIGRACDWLVANQQADGGWGESCASYMDISAVGRGTTTASQTAWALMALLAANRPDDKDAIERGCMWLVERQSAGTWDEPEFTGTGFPGYGVGQTIKLNDPALSERLMQGPELSRAFMLRYGMYRHYFPLMALGRALRPQGHGSAER, translated from the coding sequence ATGACTGTGACCAGCTCGGCCTCCGCGCGCGCGGCGCGCGACCCGGGAAATTATCAGACCGCCCTGCAATCGACGGTCCGGGCGGCTTCGGACTGGCTGATCGCCAACCAGAAGCCGGATGGCCACTGGGTCGGCCGTGCCGAATCCAACGCCTGCATGGAGGCGCAATGGTGCCTCGCGCTGTGGTTCATGGGGCTCGAGGACCATCCCTTGCGCAAGCGCCTGGGCCAGTCGCTGCTCGACAGCCAGCGCCCGGACGGCGCCTGGCAGGTCTATTTCAACGCGCCCAATGGCGACATCAACGCCACCGTCGAGGCCTATGCCGCGCTCCGCTCGCTCGGCTTCCGCGACGATGAGCCGCCGGTGCGCCGCGCGCGGGAATGGATCGAAGCCAAGGGCGGCTTGCGCAACATCCGCGTGTTCACGCGCTACTGGCTGGCGCTGATCGGCGAATGGCCGTGGGAGAAGACGCCGAACATTCCGCCCGAGGTGATCTGGTTTCCGCTCTGGTTTCCGTTCTCGATCTACAATTTCGCACAATGGGCCCGCGCCACCTTGATGCCGATCGCGCTGCTGTCGGCACGGCGGCCGAGCCGGCGGCTGCCGCCGGAGAACCGGCTCGACGCGCTGTTTCCGCGCGGGCGCGACGCGTTCGACTACGAGCTGCCGGTCAAGGCCAATGCCGGCGGCTGGGACAAGTTCTTCCGCGGCGCCGACAAGGTCCTGCACGCGCTGCAGAACCTCGGCAACAGGCTCAATCTCGGCCTGTTCCGCCCGGCCGCCACCAGCCGCGTGCTGGAGTGGATGATCCGCCACCAGGATTTCGACGGCGCCTGGGGCGGCATCCAGCCGCCCTGGATCTACGGACTGATGGCGCTCTACGCGGAGGGCTATCCGCTCAACCATCCCGTTCTCGCCAAGGGCCTCGATGCGCTGAACGATCCCGGCTGGCGCGTCGATGTCGGCGAGGCAACCTACATCCAAGCCACCAACAGCCCGGTGTGGGACACGATCCTCACTCTGCTCGCCTTCGACGATGCCGGCGTGCTCGGCGACTATCCCGAAGCGGTCGACAAGGCCGTCAACTGGGTGCTCGCGCGCCAGGTGCGCGTGCCCGGCGACTGGTCGATGAAGCTCCCGCATGTCAAGCCCGGCGGCTGGGCGTTCGAATACGCCAACAACTACTATCCGGACACGGACGACACCGCGGTGGCGCTGATCGCCCTCGCCCCGCTGCGCCATGATCCCAAATGGAAGGCCAAGGGCATCGACGAGGCGATCCAGCTCGGCGTCGACTGGCTAATCGGCATGCAGAGCCAGGGCGGCGGCTGGGGCGCGTTCGACAAGGACAACAACCAGCAGATCCTGACCAAGATCCCGTTCTGCGATTACGGCGAGGCGCTCGACCCGCCGTCGGTCGACGTGACAGCGCACATCGTCGAGGCGTTCGGCAAGCTCGGCATCTCGCGCAATCATCCGTCGATGGTGCGCGCGCTGGACTATATCCGCCGCGAGCAGGAGCCGAGCGGCCCGTGGTTCGGCCGCTGGGGCGTGAACTACGTCTACGGCACCGGCGCCGTGCTGCCCGCTCTGGCCGCGATCGGCGAGGACATGACCCAGCCCTATATCGGCCGCGCCTGCGACTGGCTGGTCGCAAATCAGCAGGCCGATGGCGGCTGGGGCGAGAGCTGCGCCTCCTACATGGACATCTCAGCCGTCGGCCGTGGCACGACGACCGCGTCGCAGACGGCGTGGGCGCTGATGGCCCTGCTCGCCGCCAACCGCCCTGATGACAAGGACGCCATCGAGCGCGGCTGCATGTGGCTGGTCGAGCGCCAGTCCGCCGGCACCTGGGACGAGCCCGAATTCACCGGCACCGGCTTCCCCGGCTACGGCGTCGGCCAGACCATCAAGCTCAACGACCCCGCGCTGTCGGAGCGCCTGATGCAGGGCCCCGAGCTCTCCCGCGCCTTCATGCTGCGCTACGGCATGTACCGCCATTACTTCCCGCTGATGGCCCTCGGCCGCGCGCTGCGGCCGCAGGGGCATGGGTCGGCGGAGCGGTGA
- the hemH gene encoding ferrochelatase yields the protein MTAAISLDNARPVEAKSVDLNPSPAAKTERVGVLLVNLGTPDTADAAGVRVYLKEFLSDRRVIEDQGLLWKIILNGIILNVRPRKKAKDYLSIWNTEKNESPLKTITRAQSDKLAAAMSDRSHVIVDWAMRYGNPSMKAGIDGLKARGCDRILVVPLYPQYSAATSATVCDEAFRVLTEMRAQPTIRVTPPYYNDDFYIEALAVSIEEHLKTLPYTPELIVASFHGMPKEYVDKGDPYREQCVATTELLRKRLGMDDTKLLLTFQSRFGFSEWLQPYTDKTIEKLAKDGVKRIAVVMPGFAADCLETLEEISGENCEIFKHNGGEEFSAVPCLNDSAPGMEVLRQLVLRELQGWL from the coding sequence ATGACCGCCGCCATCTCTCTCGACAATGCCAGGCCCGTCGAGGCCAAGTCTGTCGATTTGAATCCGTCACCCGCCGCGAAGACGGAGCGGGTCGGCGTGCTGCTCGTCAATCTGGGCACGCCGGATACGGCGGATGCCGCCGGCGTGCGCGTGTATCTCAAGGAATTCCTGTCCGATCGCCGCGTGATCGAGGACCAGGGCCTGCTGTGGAAGATCATCCTCAACGGCATCATCCTCAACGTTCGGCCGCGCAAGAAGGCGAAAGACTACCTCTCGATCTGGAACACCGAGAAAAACGAATCGCCGCTGAAGACGATCACGCGCGCGCAGAGCGACAAGCTCGCCGCCGCGATGTCTGATCGCAGCCACGTCATCGTCGACTGGGCGATGCGCTACGGTAATCCGTCGATGAAGGCGGGGATCGACGGGCTGAAGGCCAGGGGATGCGACCGCATCCTGGTGGTGCCGCTGTATCCGCAATATTCGGCCGCGACCTCGGCGACCGTCTGCGACGAGGCGTTCCGCGTACTGACCGAGATGCGGGCGCAGCCGACCATCCGCGTGACGCCGCCGTATTACAACGATGATTTCTACATCGAGGCGCTGGCGGTCTCGATCGAGGAGCACCTCAAGACGCTGCCGTACACGCCCGAGCTGATCGTGGCGTCGTTCCACGGCATGCCCAAGGAATATGTCGACAAGGGCGATCCCTATCGCGAGCAGTGCGTCGCCACCACCGAGCTGCTGCGCAAGCGGCTCGGCATGGACGACACCAAGCTGCTGCTGACGTTCCAGTCGCGCTTCGGCTTCTCTGAGTGGCTGCAGCCCTACACCGACAAGACCATCGAGAAGCTCGCCAAGGACGGCGTCAAGCGCATCGCCGTGGTGATGCCGGGCTTCGCCGCCGACTGCCTGGAGACGCTCGAGGAAATCTCCGGTGAGAACTGCGAGATCTTCAAGCACAATGGCGGCGAGGAATTCTCCGCCGTGCCGTGCCTGAACGACAGCGCGCCGGGCATGGAAGTGCTGCGGCAGCTGGTCCTGCGCGAGCTGCAGGGCTGGCTCTGA
- a CDS encoding SPFH domain-containing protein: MSGFDIFAIALVLLVIFTLYSGVKTVPQGFDWTVERFGKYTRTLSPGLNIIVPYFDRIGRKINMMEQVIDIPEQEVITKDNATVTVDGVAFYQVFDAAKASYEVANLNQAIITLTMTNIRSVMGSMDLDQVLSHRDEINERLLRVVDAAVSPWGLKVNRIEIKDIVPPADLVEAMGRQMKAERVKRADILQAEGQRQSEILRAEGAKQSQILQAEGRRESAFLDAQARERSAEAEAKATQMVSDAISKGDVAALNYFIADKYIKAFGQLADSPNQKVIMLPIEATGMLGSLAGIGEIAKATFGESSASAVAAARRGGSVPPAGTPPKPPVPPQA; the protein is encoded by the coding sequence ATGAGCGGTTTCGACATTTTCGCCATAGCGCTGGTGCTGCTGGTTATCTTCACGCTGTACTCCGGCGTGAAGACCGTGCCGCAGGGGTTCGACTGGACCGTCGAGCGGTTCGGCAAATATACCCGCACCTTGTCGCCGGGCCTCAACATCATCGTCCCGTACTTCGACCGCATCGGGCGCAAGATCAACATGATGGAGCAGGTGATCGACATCCCCGAGCAGGAGGTCATCACCAAGGACAACGCCACCGTGACGGTCGACGGCGTCGCCTTCTACCAGGTGTTCGATGCGGCGAAGGCGAGCTACGAGGTCGCCAACCTCAACCAGGCGATCATCACGCTGACCATGACCAACATCCGCTCGGTGATGGGCTCGATGGATCTCGACCAGGTGCTGTCGCATCGCGACGAGATCAACGAGCGGCTGCTGCGTGTCGTCGACGCTGCGGTGTCGCCGTGGGGTCTCAAGGTCAACCGCATCGAGATCAAGGACATCGTGCCGCCGGCTGATCTGGTCGAGGCGATGGGCCGGCAGATGAAGGCCGAGCGCGTCAAGCGCGCCGACATCCTGCAGGCCGAAGGCCAGCGGCAGTCGGAGATTTTGCGCGCGGAGGGCGCCAAGCAAAGTCAGATCCTGCAGGCGGAAGGCCGGCGCGAATCAGCGTTTCTCGACGCCCAGGCGCGCGAGCGTTCGGCGGAAGCCGAGGCCAAGGCGACGCAGATGGTGTCGGATGCGATCTCCAAGGGCGATGTCGCGGCGCTGAACTACTTCATCGCCGACAAATACATCAAGGCGTTCGGCCAGCTCGCCGATTCTCCGAACCAGAAGGTGATCATGCTGCCGATCGAGGCCACAGGCATGCTCGGCTCGCTCGCCGGTATCGGCGAGATCGCCAAGGCGACGTTCGGCGAGAGCTCAGCCTCGGCGGTGGCGGCCGCGCGCCGCGGCGGCTCGGTGCCGCCGGCAGGCACGCCGCCGAAGCCACCTGTGCCGCCGCAGGCGTAA
- a CDS encoding SIS domain-containing protein, translating to MPRSKPLTEAPPANADIQSALRTLDAGSNGIAAISAALRGALGPAFASAVELIRQAKGRAILTGLGKSGHVARKMAATLASTGTPAFFVHSAEAGHGDLGMITSDDVVIALSWSGEQPEMKTLVNYTKRFAIPMIAITSNAQSSLGQAARIVLELPKAREACPHNLAPTTSTLMQAAIGDALAIALLEGRGFTALEFANFHPGGKLGAMLKHISDLMRSGDAVPLKPLGTGMADALEEMTAKGLGCVVVVDGRGHVAGIITDGDLRRKMRSDLLSVSVDEIMTANPRTVRREALASEALEILNSAKITTLIVTDGAKPVGILHMHDLLRAGVA from the coding sequence ATGCCGAGATCGAAGCCGTTGACCGAAGCCCCTCCCGCTAACGCGGATATCCAATCGGCGCTGCGCACGCTCGACGCCGGCAGCAACGGTATTGCTGCGATCTCGGCCGCGCTGCGCGGGGCCCTCGGCCCCGCCTTTGCCTCGGCGGTCGAGCTGATCCGACAGGCCAAGGGCCGCGCGATCCTCACTGGCCTCGGCAAGTCCGGCCATGTCGCGCGCAAGATGGCGGCCACGCTGGCTTCCACCGGCACGCCGGCCTTCTTCGTCCATTCCGCCGAGGCGGGGCACGGCGATCTCGGCATGATCACCTCGGACGACGTCGTCATCGCGCTGTCCTGGTCCGGCGAGCAGCCGGAGATGAAGACCCTGGTCAACTACACCAAGCGCTTCGCCATTCCGATGATCGCGATCACCTCGAATGCGCAGTCGTCGCTGGGGCAGGCGGCGCGCATCGTGCTGGAGCTGCCGAAGGCCCGCGAGGCCTGTCCTCATAATCTCGCGCCGACCACCTCGACCCTGATGCAGGCGGCGATCGGCGATGCCCTGGCGATTGCGCTGCTCGAGGGCCGCGGCTTCACTGCGCTCGAATTCGCCAATTTCCATCCGGGCGGCAAGCTCGGCGCCATGCTCAAGCACATCTCCGATCTGATGCGCTCCGGCGACGCCGTGCCGCTCAAGCCTCTGGGCACCGGCATGGCCGACGCGTTGGAAGAGATGACCGCCAAGGGCCTCGGCTGCGTCGTGGTCGTCGACGGCCGCGGCCATGTCGCTGGCATCATCACCGACGGCGATCTGCGCCGGAAGATGCGGTCCGATCTCTTGTCGGTTTCGGTCGACGAGATCATGACCGCCAACCCGCGCACCGTCCGCCGCGAGGCGCTGGCGTCAGAGGCCCTGGAGATCCTGAACTCCGCCAAGATCACGACCCTGATCGTGACCGATGGCGCCAAGCCGGTCGGCATCCTGCACATGCACGATCTCTTGCGCGCCGGGGTGGCGTGA
- a CDS encoding MAPEG family protein has translation MTIAELCIFASVMLYLVTIVPAKWISVDGAGRYDNARPRDPAFYDGGIRERALGAHQNGIEAFPFFATAVLLAEFRGAPQNLINELSVLFVIVRVAYVLTYIGDRPSLRSILWAIGFLITVGIFFLPLLRVYLPV, from the coding sequence ATGACGATTGCTGAGCTATGCATTTTCGCCAGCGTAATGCTCTACCTCGTAACGATCGTGCCGGCGAAATGGATCAGCGTCGACGGCGCCGGGCGCTACGACAATGCGCGGCCCCGGGATCCCGCCTTTTATGACGGCGGCATCCGCGAGCGGGCGCTGGGTGCCCATCAGAACGGCATCGAGGCGTTCCCGTTCTTCGCCACCGCTGTGCTGCTGGCCGAGTTCCGCGGGGCGCCGCAAAACCTGATCAATGAGCTGTCGGTGCTGTTCGTGATCGTCCGCGTCGCCTATGTGCTGACCTATATCGGCGACCGGCCGTCGCTGCGCTCGATCCTGTGGGCGATCGGCTTCCTGATCACGGTCGGCATCTTCTTCCTGCCGCTGCTGCGCGTTTACCTGCCGGTCTGA
- a CDS encoding glutamate synthase subunit beta, which translates to MGKVTGFLEIERHDRKYAPVAERLKHFQEFVVPLSEKELRDQAARCMNCGIPYCHGTGSAAPGTPGCPVNNQIPDWNDLIYNGNWEEASRNLHSTNNFPEFTGRICPAPCEASCTLNIDDNPVTIKTIECAIVDKAFEQGWIKPEPAAVKTGKKVAIVGAGPAGLAAAQQLARAGHEVHVYEKHAKAGGLLRYGIPDFKMEKGIIDRRIAQMEGEGVVFHYGAHVGGKDGIDAKSLLKDYDAVALTGGAEAPRDLPIPGRDLAGVHYAMDFLPQQNRRVGNEAVNATDILAGGKHVVVIGGGDTGSDCIGTSLRQGALSVTQLEIMPAPPERENKELTWPNWPLKMRTSSSQAEGAVREFAVLTQKFEGENGAVKKLHCVRVDAQFKPIAGTEFVLDADLVLLAMGFVHPVHEGLLKSLGVDLDPRGNVKANLSDYQTSLPKVFSAGDMRRGQSLVVWAIREGRLCAQAVDKFLMGKTDLPR; encoded by the coding sequence ATGGGCAAGGTCACAGGTTTTCTCGAAATCGAGCGGCACGATCGCAAATACGCGCCGGTTGCCGAGCGGCTGAAGCATTTCCAGGAATTCGTGGTGCCGCTCTCCGAGAAGGAGCTGCGCGACCAGGCGGCGCGCTGCATGAATTGCGGCATTCCCTATTGCCACGGCACCGGCTCGGCCGCGCCGGGCACGCCCGGCTGCCCGGTCAACAACCAGATCCCGGACTGGAACGACCTGATCTACAACGGCAACTGGGAAGAGGCATCGCGCAACCTGCACTCGACCAACAACTTCCCGGAGTTCACCGGCCGCATCTGCCCCGCCCCGTGCGAGGCGTCGTGCACCCTGAACATCGACGACAATCCGGTGACCATCAAGACGATCGAATGCGCCATCGTCGACAAGGCGTTCGAGCAGGGCTGGATCAAGCCCGAGCCGGCCGCGGTCAAGACCGGCAAGAAGGTCGCGATCGTCGGCGCCGGCCCCGCGGGCCTCGCCGCCGCGCAGCAGCTCGCGCGCGCCGGCCACGAGGTGCATGTCTATGAGAAGCACGCCAAGGCCGGCGGTCTGCTTCGCTACGGCATTCCCGACTTCAAGATGGAGAAGGGCATCATCGACCGCCGCATCGCGCAGATGGAAGGCGAAGGCGTCGTCTTCCACTACGGCGCCCATGTCGGCGGCAAGGACGGGATCGATGCCAAGTCGCTGCTGAAGGATTACGACGCCGTGGCACTGACCGGCGGCGCGGAAGCCCCGCGCGACCTGCCGATCCCCGGCCGCGATCTCGCCGGCGTCCACTACGCCATGGACTTCCTGCCGCAACAGAACCGCCGCGTCGGCAACGAGGCCGTCAACGCCACCGACATCCTCGCCGGTGGCAAGCATGTCGTCGTGATCGGCGGCGGCGACACCGGCTCCGACTGCATCGGCACCTCGCTGCGCCAGGGCGCGCTGTCCGTCACCCAGCTCGAGATCATGCCGGCCCCGCCGGAGCGCGAGAACAAGGAGCTGACCTGGCCGAACTGGCCCTTGAAGATGCGGACCTCGTCGAGCCAGGCCGAAGGCGCGGTGCGCGAATTCGCGGTGCTGACGCAGAAGTTCGAGGGCGAGAACGGCGCGGTCAAGAAGCTGCACTGCGTGCGCGTCGACGCGCAGTTCAAGCCGATCGCCGGCACCGAGTTCGTGCTCGATGCCGACCTCGTGCTGCTGGCGATGGGCTTCGTGCATCCCGTGCACGAGGGCCTGCTGAAGAGCCTGGGCGTCGACCTCGACCCGCGCGGCAACGTCAAGGCCAATTTGTCGGACTACCAGACCTCGCTGCCGAAGGTGTTCTCCGCCGGCGACATGCGCCGCGGCCAGTCGCTGGTTGTCTGGGCCATCCGCGAAGGCCGCCTGTGCGCCCAGGCCGTCGACAAGTTCCTGATGGGCAAGACCGATCTGCCGCGCTGA
- a CDS encoding arylamine N-acetyltransferase, whose translation MPPDFNLDKYLARIGYRGPLTPTFETLAGLQAAHVDAIAFEGIDPLLGRPVNIDLPSLQAKIIDGRRGGYCFEQNALLKAALDAIGFAVTPLSARVRWRVDADAPLTPRTHMMLKVDLPEGPYLADVGFGSCLFDMPLRMVPDIEQATAMGTFRLTFSDGMYWLATKLPTGWRMMYVFDLTPQVHADYMLSNWFTSTSPLTPFTSMLILERLTSELRYKLVNRRLVVEARNGEIRSEQIIETPEALQRVVEEIFGVTFPVAADVVWARIES comes from the coding sequence ATGCCTCCCGACTTCAATCTCGACAAATATCTCGCGCGGATCGGCTATCGCGGGCCGCTGACCCCGACCTTCGAGACGCTTGCCGGACTGCAGGCGGCGCATGTCGATGCGATCGCGTTCGAGGGCATTGATCCGCTGCTTGGCCGGCCCGTGAACATTGATCTCCCCTCGCTGCAGGCCAAGATCATCGACGGCCGCCGTGGCGGCTATTGCTTCGAGCAGAACGCGCTGCTCAAAGCCGCGCTGGATGCGATCGGCTTCGCCGTGACGCCGCTGTCGGCCCGGGTGCGCTGGCGCGTCGATGCCGATGCGCCGCTGACGCCGCGCACGCATATGATGTTGAAGGTCGACCTGCCGGAGGGACCTTATCTGGCTGATGTCGGCTTCGGCTCCTGCCTGTTTGACATGCCGCTGCGGATGGTGCCGGACATCGAGCAGGCAACCGCGATGGGCACATTCCGCCTCACGTTCTCCGACGGAATGTATTGGCTCGCCACGAAGCTGCCGACGGGCTGGCGCATGATGTACGTCTTTGATCTGACGCCGCAGGTCCACGCCGACTACATGCTCTCCAACTGGTTCACCTCGACCAGTCCGCTGACGCCGTTCACCTCGATGCTGATCCTGGAACGGCTGACGTCCGAGCTGCGCTACAAGCTGGTCAACCGCCGGCTGGTCGTCGAGGCGCGCAACGGCGAGATCCGGAGCGAGCAGATCATCGAGACGCCGGAGGCGTTGCAGCGCGTGGTCGAGGAAATCTTCGGCGTCACATTCCCGGTCGCCGCCGATGTGGTCTGGGCGCGGATCGAGAGCTGA
- a CDS encoding arylamine N-acetyltransferase, protein MADEFQLESYLTRIAYRGPLAPDLATLNALQAAHVDALPFEALDPLMGRPVHVDLASVQQKLVHGRRGGYCFEQNVLFQAALEAIGFKVTGLTGRVRWRSQPTDPLGPRQHMMLLVEVEGRPHLVDVGFGICMMDGPVRLEVGLEQSTPMGTFRIGTWDGLYTISAKQPTGWRMMYAFDLAPQIHADYVLGSWYTSTNATVPATHTLMVERVEPTVRHKLVSRRYQRQVRDGEVIEERIVASAAELGRLIEDVFRVTPPVPIGAIWARTAD, encoded by the coding sequence ATGGCGGATGAGTTTCAGCTGGAGTCCTATCTCACCCGTATCGCTTATCGCGGCCCGCTTGCGCCCGACCTAGCCACGCTGAACGCGCTACAAGCCGCGCATGTCGACGCGCTGCCGTTCGAGGCGCTCGATCCGCTGATGGGGCGTCCGGTCCATGTCGATCTCGCCTCGGTGCAGCAGAAGCTCGTCCACGGCCGCCGCGGCGGCTATTGCTTCGAGCAGAACGTGCTGTTCCAGGCGGCGCTGGAGGCGATCGGCTTCAAGGTCACCGGCCTGACGGGCCGGGTGCGCTGGCGCTCGCAGCCGACAGATCCGCTCGGGCCGCGCCAGCACATGATGCTGCTGGTGGAAGTCGAAGGCCGGCCGCATCTCGTCGATGTCGGCTTCGGCATCTGCATGATGGATGGACCGGTTCGGCTTGAGGTCGGGCTTGAGCAGAGCACACCGATGGGCACGTTCCGCATCGGCACCTGGGACGGGCTCTATACGATTAGCGCCAAGCAGCCGACCGGCTGGCGGATGATGTACGCGTTCGATCTCGCGCCGCAGATCCACGCCGACTACGTGCTCGGCAGTTGGTACACGTCGACGAATGCGACCGTGCCGGCCACGCACACGCTGATGGTGGAGCGCGTGGAGCCGACCGTGCGGCACAAGCTGGTCAGCCGCCGCTATCAGCGCCAGGTGCGCGACGGCGAGGTGATCGAGGAGCGGATCGTCGCCAGCGCCGCCGAGCTTGGCCGGCTCATTGAGGATGTGTTTCGTGTGACGCCGCCGGTCCCGATCGGCGCGATCTGGGCGCGGACGGCGGATTGA